One window of the Mixophyes fleayi isolate aMixFle1 chromosome 6, aMixFle1.hap1, whole genome shotgun sequence genome contains the following:
- the LOC142095231 gene encoding nuclear factor 7, brain-like: protein MASADLREELNCSICLSIYTDPVNLRCGHNFCQVCIDSVLDKQSEYGVYSCPECRLEFKRRPELQRNITLRNIAERFLSAQPEQEETGIFCTYCIHSPVPAVKSCLMCEAYLCANHLRVHSKAEEHVLSDPTTSLGNRKCSVHKRVLEYYCAKDAACICVFCKQDGKHRGHQVEPIYNASNKKKEKLKKILGQLISMRDETERNVQHHQKNIKRAEDKAAGITGRVTAVFKEIQEKLQTLEAQVLDDITREVKQNTNPVSDLIQQLEIKRDELCSKICHIEELCNMTDPVTVLREQESGRGDFCNVDNRDYKPVPAVDEVNEILLSLNLHRGLANIVDSVKSRLYVPENSEILLDNETAATNVAVSADLKIAYGTETNDDIDDTDDRFESYQVLSETSFCSGQHYWEAEIYGSNNWRVGLSYDSIDREGNDSVFGNTAESWCLVRSYKGYALRHDSNQIFLSAAPSLKRFMRLGIYLDYEAGQLSFYNLGTPIIHLHTFNTAFTEPLYAAIRVGLGVWVRIIKESLYIM from the coding sequence atggcgtctgctgatctgagagaGGAGCTGAACTGCTCCATCTGTTTGAGCATTTACACCGATCCTGTCAAtctgagatgtggacacaacttctgccagGTCTGCATTGATAGCGTGCTGGATAAACAATCAGAATATGGAGTTTATAGCTGTCCTGAATGCAGATTAGAATTCAAGAGGCGTCCTGAACTGCAGAGGAACATAACACTACGTAATATTGCAGAGCGATTTCTGTCTGCTCAGCCAGAGCAGGAGGAGACTGGGATCTTTTGTACATACTGTATtcactctcctgtacctgctgtTAAGTCCTGTCTGATGTGCGAAGCTTATCTGTGTGCGAATcacctgagagtacacagcaagGCAGAAGAACACGTCTTATCTGATCCCACCACTTCCCTGGGGAACAGAAAATGCTCCGTCCACAAGAGAGTCCTGGAGTATTACTGTGCCAAAGacgctgcctgtatctgtgtgttcTGTAAGCAAGATGGAAAGCACCGTGGACATCAGGTGGAGCCGATATATAATGCATCCAATAAAAAGAAGGAGAAACTAAAGAAGATTCTTGGACAACTGATCTCAATGAGAGACGAGACTGAAAGAAATGTGCAGCATCATCAGAAGAACATAAAGAGGGCAGAAGACAAAGCAGCCGGTATAACCGGGAGAGTCACTGCTGTCTTTAAAGAGATCCAGGAAAAGCTGCAAACTCTTGAAGCCCAAGTCCTGGATGACATAACCAGAGAAGTAAAACAGAATACAAACCCTGTATCTGACTTAATCCAGCAGCTGGAGATAAAGAGGGACGAGCTATGCAGTAAGATCtgtcacattgaggagctgtgtaacatgacTGATCCAGTGACTGTGCTACGAGAACAGGAATCAGGCAGAGGTGACTTTTGTAATGTTGATAACCGTGATTACAAACCTGTCCCTGCTGTTGATGAAGTGAATGAGATTTTGCTATCCTTGAACTTGCACAGAGGATTGGCTAATATTGTGGATAGTGTTAAGAGCCGACTCTACGTTCCAGAGAATTCAGAGATACTACTGGATAATGAAACTGCGGCTACTAACGTAGCTGTGTCCGCCGATTTAAAAATTGCATACGGCACAGAAAcaaatgatgatattgatgatacAGATGACAGATTTGAATCTTACCAGGTCTTAAGTGAAACTAGTTTTTGCTCCGGACAACATTACTGGGAAGCTGAGATATATGGTTCTAACAACTGGAGGGTAGGACTGTCCTACGACAGTATAGACAGGGAAGGGAACGATTCAGTGTTTGGAAACACAGCAGAGTCGTGGTGTTTAGTTAGAAGCTATAAAGGTTATGCATTACGGCATGATAGCAATCAGATTTTTCTTTCTGCTGCACCTTCTCTTAAGCGATTTATGCGATTGGGTATATATCTAGACTATGaggctggacaactgtctttttataaTTTAGGTACCCCAATTATACACCTGCACACATTCAATACTGCCTTTACCGAGCCTCTCTATGCCGCAATCCGGGTGGGGTTGGGTGTCTGGGtgagaatcattaaggaaagcttATATATTATGTAA